A part of Cryptococcus decagattii chromosome 2, complete sequence genomic DNA contains:
- a CDS encoding pyruvate kinase yields MVRERQETDRVKKEQRGTGSGRRRRTARGFRLLCAPLCDLWTIGGEGTAEGRGDLSKQETFHLRSLLTLFLLSIYYNSPKKQPTSNMAGTPSSQLAWLSGLSTSFNEMSADQKFLRKTSIIATIGPKTNNVETLVQLADAGMNIVRMNFSHGSYEYHQSVIDNARAAAAKSPSGRPIAIALDTKGPEIRTGLMKDDTDVPIPAGHEFWVTTDKAYAEAGTAEHIFIDYANIVKVTAPGKLIYVDDGILSLQVISINGEKLRVKSLNSGVLSSRKGVNLPKTAVDLPALSEKDKSDLAFGVKNGVDMIFASFIRSANDVKEIRKVLGPEGADIKIIVKIENEQGVMNFDEILRETDGVMVARGDLGIEIPASQVFMAQKMMIAKCNVAGKPVICATQMLESMTYNPRPTRAEVSDVANAVIDGADCVMLSGETAKGKYPIEAVKMMAETAFLAESSIAYPPLFDQLRALTPRPTETAETLALSAVAAAIEQDAGAIIVLSTSGVSARLISKYRPACPIICVTRNEQTARQLHLSRGVYPVWFPEPRGIPAEKWQIDVDNRIRYGLRAALSLGIIKPEATVMAVQGWKGGLGHTNTLRILSVPSDPADLDLHSIERD; encoded by the exons ATGGTTAGGGAAAGGCAGGAAACTGACAGGGTAAAGAAGGAACAAAGAGGCACAGGTTCaggaaggcgaagaagaacggCTCGGGGTTTTCGCCTGTTATGTGCGCCGCTTTGTGATTTGTGGACGATTGGTGGGGAGGGTACGGCGGAGGGACGAGGCGATCT CAGCAAACAGGAAACGTTCCATCTTCGTTCCCTACTcactcttttccttttatCCATCTAC TACAATTCTCCCAAAAAACAGCCTACGTC TAACATGGCCGGtaccccttcttctcagcTCGCTTGGCTTTCTGGTCTCAGCACCAGTTTCAATGAGATGTCTGCCGACCAAAAGTTCCTCCGCAAG ACTTCCATCATTGCTACCATTGGTCCCAAAACCAACAACGTCGAGACGCTCGTGCAGCTCGCTGATGCGGGCATGAACATTG TTCGAATGAACTTTTCTCATGGCTCTTATGAGTACCACCAGTCTGTCATTGACAATGCTCGTGCTGCTGCCGCCAAGAGCCCCTCTGGCCGACCCATTGCCATCGCTCTCGACACTAAGGGTCCCGAGATTAGGACTGGTTTGATGAAGGATGACACCGAT GTTCCCATTCCTGCTGGCCACGAATTCTGGGTCACCACCGACAAGGCTTACGCAGAGGCTGGTACTGCCGAGCACATCTTTATTGACTAC GCCAACATTGTCAAGGTCACTGCCCCGGGCAAGCTCATCTACGTCGATGACGGTATTCTTTCCCTTCAAGTCATCTCTATTAACGGCGAGAAGCTCCGTGTCAAGTCTCTCAACTCGGGTGTCCTCTCTTCTCGTAAAGGTGTTAACCTCCCCAAGACCGCTGTGGATCTTCCCGCTCTTTCTGAGAAGGACAAGTCTGATCTTGCCTTTGGTGTTAAGAACGGTGTTGACATGATCTTCGCTTCTTTCATCCGTTCTGCCAACGatgtcaaggagatccGAAAGGTTCTCGGCCCGGAAGGCGCCGATATCAAGATCATTGTCAAAATCGAGAACGAGCAGGGTGTGATGAACTTCGACGAGATTCTCAGAGAGACTGACGGTGTCATGGTCGCCCGAGGTGATTTGGGTATTGAAATCCCCGCCAGTCAGGTATTCATGGCCCAGAAAATGATGATTGCCAAGTGCAATGTCGCCGGCAAGCCTGTCATCTGTGCTACTCAGATGCTTGAGTCAATGACTTACAACCCTCGACCCACTCGTGCGGAAGTCTCCGATGTTGCCAACGCGGTCATCGACGGTGCTGACTGTGTCATGCTTTCCGGCGAGACTGCCAAGGGCAAGTATCCCATTGAAGCTG TCAAGATGATGGCTGAAACTGCTTTCCTTGCTGAGTCTTCTATTGCCTACCCTCCTCTTTTCGACCAGCTCCGAGCTCTTACTCCTCGACCCACCGAGACTGCTGAGACTCTTGCTCTTtctgctgttgctgccgCTATCGAGCAGGATGCCGGCGCTATCATTGTGCTTTCAACCTCCGGTGTTTCCGCCAGGTTGATTTCCAAGTACAGGCCTGCTTGTCCCATCATCTGTG TGACCCGAAACGAACAAACCGCTCGACAGCTCCACCTCTCTCGAGGTGTTTACCCTGTCTGGTTCCCTGAGCCTCGTGGTATTCCTGCTGAGAAGTGGCAGATCGATGTTGACAACAGGATTCG ATATGGTCTCAGGGCCGCTCTTAGTTTGGGCATCATTAAGCCTGAGGCTACCGTCATGGCTGTCCAAGGATGGAAGGGCGGTCTCGGCCAC ACCAACACTCTCCGTATCCTCTC CGTTCCTTCTGACCCCGCTGACCTCGACCTCCACTCTATCGAGCGCGACTAG
- a CDS encoding mannose-1-phosphate guanyltransferase, with the protein MKALILVGGFGTRLRPLTLSWPKPLVEFCNKAMILHQIEALVKAGVKDIVLAVNYRPEVMVSVLKKTEEEFGINIHFSVETEPLGTAGPLALARDILGKDDSPFFVLNSDVTCVYPFEAFRDFHLAHKCEGSIMVTKVAEPSAYGVVVTKPNSTVIDRFVEKPVEFVGNRINAGIYMFNPSVLNRIELRPTSIEKEVFPAIAADQQLHSFDLQGFWMDVGQPKDFLAGTCLYLSHLTSQHSPLLTDPSQNKWVYGGNVMVDPSAEIDPTAVIGPNVVIGPDAKIGPGVRLQRCVIMSNATHCGTMDKSGEHYRIGVAPQEYLYLYHRAPYCYVKMGCG; encoded by the exons ATGAAG GCTCTGATCCTTGTCGGCGGTTTCGGTACTCGACTTAGGCCCTTGACG CTCTCGTGGCCTAAGCCCCTTGTCGAGTTCTGCAACAAG GCCATGAT CCTGCACCAAATTGAGGCTCTTGTCAAG GCCGGTGTCAAGGACATTGTCCTCGCTGTCAACTACCGACCAGAGGTCATGGTCTCTGTGCTCAAAAAGACTGAGGAGGAGTTTGGCATCAACATTCACTTTAGCGTCGAGACCGAACCCCTTGGTACTG CTGGTCCCCTTGCTCTTGCTCGGGATATCTTGGGCAAGGACGACTCTCCATTCTTCGTTTTGAACTCTGATGTCACCTGTGTCTATCCCTTTGAGGCCTTCCG AGACTTCCACCTTGCCCACAAGTGTGAAGGTTCCATCATGGTCACCAAGGTCGCCGAGCCTTCTGCTTACGGTGTCGTGGTCACCAAGCCCAACTCTACCGTGATTGACCGATTTGTCGAGAAGCCCGTCGAATTCGTTGGTAACAGGATCAACGCTGGTATCTACATGTTCAACCCAAGCGTTTTGAACAGGATTGAG CTCCGCCCCACTTCGATCGAAAAAGAAGTTTTCCCCGCCATCGCTGCTGACCAACAATTGCACTCTTTCGACCTCCAAGGGTTCTGGATGGATGTCGGTCAACCAAAAGACTTCCTTGCCGGTACCTGCCTCTACCTTTCCCACCTCACTTCCCAACATTCTCCTTTGCTCACTGACCCCTCCCAAAACAAGTGGGTGTATGGTGGTAACGTGATGGTTGACCCT TCTGCGGAAATCGACCCCACAGCTGTCATCGGCCCCAATGTCGTTATTGGTCCCGATGCGAAGATTGGGCCTGGTGTTCGTCTTCAGCGATGTGTGATCATGTCCAACGCTACC CACTGTGGGACGATGGACAAGAGTGGAGAACATTACCGTATTGG TGTTGCCCCACAAGAGT ATCTCTACCTCTATCACCGAGCCCCGTATTGTTATGT AAAAATGGGCTGTGGATGA